The DNA window TGGATTTTGTCAAGAAGCATCGCAAGCTGCTGACCTGTGATACCATCCTGATTTCCGATACGAACATGCTCGGGAAGACCAAGCCGAGTATCACGTACGGACTGCGTGGACTCACGTACCTCGAGCTTTCCGTGACCTCCCTCAACGGCGACCAGCACAGCGGTACCTTCGGCGGCGGCGTGGCCAATCCGATTCAGGTGTTGTCGGAGCTTCTCGTCAAGTGTAAGGACCCGAAAACCAGCAAGGTGAAAATTCCAGGATTCTACGATGACGTGGTCCCCCTGAGCCGTAAGGAGCGCAATGAACTCGCAAAGATTCCGCACGATGACAGGATGTATGCAAAATCCATCGGCGCGGTCAATACTTTCGGTGAGAAGGGGTATACGACCATCGAACGCACCGGTGCTCGTCCCACCTTTGAAATCAACGGCATGTGGGGTGGACACACGGGAGCGGGTGTGAAAACCGTGCTGCCGGCATCCGCGCATGCGAAAGTTTCGATGCGCCTTGTCGCCAATCAGGATCCTGACAAGATTGCAAAGCTCTTCAAAGACTATATCAAGAGCATCGCGCCGGACACGGTGAAGGTGGATGTCAAACTGTATGAGAACAACGGGTATGCCGCGCTGACGCCCATCAACGCTGACGGTATGAAGGCAGCGGGAGCCGCGATCAGAAAGGTGTACAAGAAGGATCCCTTCTTTACCCGCGAAGGTGGTTCCATTCCTGTCGTGGCCGATTTCCAGCGCCTGCTCGGAGTGGAAGCCATTCTCCTCGGTTTCGGCCTGCCTGACGACAATCTGCATGCTCCCAATGAGAAAATGGATATATCCCAGTTCAATAAGGGACTCACGACAACGATGCATTTTCTCGAGGAATATGCCGCGCTGAAGCAGAAATAGTGCTTTTTATGCAGAAACTGCATAAAAACGCGTCTGCGTTTATGCACATTCTGCATATTTTCCTTCGTGAAGGGCTGCTCACACGGGCGGCCCTTTCCTTTTCTCGCTTAATCGATACGCTCGGCGAACATCATGAGGTGTTCATCACCTCGACGAGTAACGATAATCACACCGTTGCGGCTGCCTCGCAGGGAGAGCTGACGCCGCAGCTGTTCCGGCGTTTCCGGGAAACCGCGCTTTTTGATCTCCGTGGTGGGACCGAAATCCAGTTCGGTCGCGATGCGGCGGAGACGCTTGCGGTTGAATGCTTCGACACGCAAAAGATGAAAGCTGCGATGCCAGATGGAGGGCAGGGGACGCTCTTCACTCCAACCGTAGGCGATCTGAGGATCCAGTGCTTCCGCGCGCTGCTCGCGCAGGTAATGCGCCACGCTACCAGTGCGGATGATGGCTGCATGTGGCTCGATGAGAAATGTCGGATCGCCGATATTCCTTGAAGGCGCGTCACCCGGAATCCACCGTTCTCCGTTGTCCGCATGCAGGGCACAGCGGGAAGGGAGTCCGCAGTTGCGCGTCAGCAGTTGTTCGGGACAGGCGCTGCCTGTGGCAACCGTCGCAACCTGCCATCCGGGAGGAGCATCGGCCCCGGGTGCAATCTTCACCACCACGGGGGTGGCAGACGGAAGCGCATCAAACAGGTCCAGCGAGGGCTGGTATTCTTCGATGTCACGGAAACGGCGGCCGGTATCCCGGCGAGCGGGATCCGCAAAGACTCCGGAGATTTTCTCCGTCCGCAAATGCGGGAGCCAGTGTTCCGCCAGTCCCTGCAATGCGAGTGCGTTTCGACATCCGGAAACGGAAAGGTTGTGTCGCAGCAGCCGGACGTGTGCTTCATCCGCTTCTATGCAGAGTAGTCCATCGGCACGCTGAGTCAGGGCCAGCGCATCACTGCCGATACCTGAGGCAATGTCGAGCAGCACACCCTGCGACGGGAGGAGCGATGCATGCAGTCTGGCCGTCGCCGCCGATGAGGCCATCTCGAGTCCTTCACGCGTGACCAGGCATCCTGACGCAAACCCGCATTTTTCAATTGCCGCGGCTTCGAGTGCGAAGGCTTCCATGCATGCGGCAAGCAGGGACGTATCGAGGTCAGCAAATACTGCCCTCAGCCTGGTTTGCATTCTGAGTGAATCTCGGTATTTTTCAGCTTGTCTCCGGTATTCCGTTCGGATTTCGGAGGCGCGGCCAGAGGTGAGAAACGCTGCCTGTGTCCTGCTAAACCGGTATCGCATTCGCTCGCTGTCTATTGATCTGCAGATCAGGCAAGGTACGATAAAACGCCTTTCTTTACTCCATGCCGCATTTTATTCACCGGATTAAACGCTGGATTGTATGAAGCGAATTGCGACGACTGCGACCATCCTGATTCTCACCATCGTATTTTCCCAACAGGTCTTTGCCCAGAAGAATGGAGGCATCAAGGGAATTGTCTCCGACTCCCTGACCGGCGAGCGGCTCTCGCTGGTGAATATTTATATCCCCTCTGAAGGACTCGGTGCGGCGACGGATGCGAACGGGTTCTTTTTCATCGGCAATATTCCCCCGGGAAAAAAGACCTTCCGCATCACCCTGATTGGATACGGTATGATCACGAAGGAGTTTGAGATCCAACCGGGAAAAATCGTGACGATGGATCTTCAGCTCTCACCATCGGTCGTGGAAATGGATGTCGTGGAAACGACGGCTGAGCGGCGCATTCGTTATGACACGGAAATCAGCACCATGCCTATTTCCGCTGCCGAGATTTCCGTCGTGCCCAAGGCGGTGGAAGCAGATCTTTTCCGAACCATTGCGGTACTGCCGGGTGTGGTTTCGACGAGCGATGTCAGCAGCAAGTTCTACGTACGCGGTGGTGGCGGAGATCAGAACCTGATCATCCTCGACGGTATGACCATTTACAATCCTTTCCACGCTCTCGGCATCTTCTCCATCTTTGATGCAGATGCCGTCAAGGAAGCGGAAATCATCAAGGGCGGTTTCCCCGCGCAGTGGGGCAACAGGCTCTCGTCGGTGATCAACATCCGCACGCGAGAAGGCAACAAGAACCGGCTTTCCGGAAAGCTGAACATGAGCCAGGTGAGCGGCAAGGCGCTGCTCGAAGGACCCACGCCCTGGGATGGTTCATGGATGGTGTCGGCAAGAAAGAGCTTTTTCGATGAGGTGCTGCAGAATTTCGTGCAGCAGGACACTCCGTTCGATTTTTATGATGTCATTGCACGCATGAACGTTGCCACCGGTGAGAGCGGACGGCTGTCGCTGCACACCCTTTTCAGTGGTGACGTCATCCGGCCCGGCTCCACCTTCGATCCGGAATACGAGTGGAAGAACGCCGCCTACGGTATGAGCTGGTTCCAGGTTCTCGAGAACAAGTATCTCATCGAGACGACATTCAGTTTCTCGAATTTCCTCGGGGAATTGCGTCCCCGGTCGAACGCGCAAATCACTCCCCGCATGTCCGAGGTCAATGACGTGTACTTCAACGGGTCCGTCACGTATTTCCGCGACAACGGTGACCAGTACGGCGCGGGCTTCATGTTCCGGCTTCCAGAGTACCACTACAGCTTCGTCAACTCCGCGAATTATCAGCGCGATGAGGTGAAGAAGAGCAGCGAAACGGGTATATGGTTCAAGTACAAAATCAAGCAGTTCCGGCCGTTCTCCCTCGAACTGGGAGTGCGCTCCGATCTCTTCTCCGTGCTTTCCCCGAACAGTTCCGATGCCTTCGAACCCAGGATCGGATTCGCCTGGGATATCAATCCGAAACTTGCCTTCAAGCTCAGCTACGCCCGTGTGCATCAGCGTGTCATCACCATTACGAATGAAGACGACGTTGTGTCGCTGTTCGAGACATGGATTCCGGTGCCGGAGGACGAGCCCTCCGAGCAGGCGGATCACTATATTGTCGGCGTGGACGGTGATATTCCCGGTGTGCCGGGGTTGAACTTCAACGTGCAGGCGTACTACAAGGACATGAAGAACCTTGTCGATTACAACCGCGACAAGGTCGATGCCGACGATCCTGATTTTACGCGAGCGGAAGGAGAATCCTATGGATTCGAATTTTTCCTCGAGGAGCGTCACCCGAAGTATTACGGACTGCTTTCCTATTCGCTCGGGTACACCAACCGCAGTATCGGCACGTTCACCTACAGTCCGCGTTATGACCGTCGGCACAATCTCAACATCATCGCGGGTTGGAAGCCGGCGGAAGGCTGGGATGTCAATGTGCGTTGGGAATACGGCTCCGGACTTCCGTTCTCCCAGATCATCGGCTTTTACGACAGGCTGCAGTTCGGTGGACTCTTCGACGGTAAGGGGTATATCGGTGAAAGCGGTCAGCCCTACACCATGCTTGGTCCCAAAAACTCGGGCCGTCTGCCTTCGTACCACCGCATGGATGTCAGCGTGTCAAAAGCCTTCCAGTTCGAATTCATCAAGCTGGTTGCGGAAGCAAGCGTGCTCAACGTGTATGACCGCAACAACATGTTCTACTATGACCGCACGTCAGGCGATCGCATCGACATGCTCCCGATCCTGCCGACAGTAAATCTCCGGGTCGAATTCTAGCAGCCGCATCCCATGGCGAAACCGCGCCGAAACGACTTCCTCATTCCCCTGATGGCCGTGCTCTCAGACAGCGCGGCCATTCTCGCATCCTTTTACCTGGCCTACCTGATTCGTTTCGAGAGTCCTCTCGTCAACTTTATTCCCGTGACCAAAGGTTTTCCGCCTGTGAGCGCATACCTGATCGGGGGACTGGTTATCACGCCGATCTGGCTGCTGATGTTCAGTGGACGCCGGGTGTACCGCGCACGGCGCGATGTGGATATGAGCCTCGAACTTTTCCAGGTCATCCGTTACGTCAGCATCGGGATGCTGGTAGTGCTCAGCCTCGCATTTTTCTATCGTGAGTTTTCGTATTCCCGTATTGTGTTCGTGTTTATCTGGGGACTCTCGATCGCGCTGATTTTCCTCGGGCGTGTTCTCGTGCTTTCGTATGAGAAAAGACTGTACGCGAAGGGCAGGGAACTGCGGAACGTACTCATTGTCGGTACGAACAAGATGGCACAGGACCTCGCACTCAAGATGCAGCATCAGCCTGCAAACGGCTACCGCCTGATGGGGTATCTTTCGCATGAGGATGAACGGATTGAGAGTGTTGCCACGCCGCGTCTCGGCAGTATTGAGAATATTGTTCGCGTGGTTGAAGAGCAGCGTATTGAGAGTATTCTCGTCTGTCTCTCGGTCGGTGAAAACAACGAACTTGCGCAGCTGTTTTCCATGCTCGAAGGAAAGACGGTGCAGATTCTGCTGCAGCCGGATGTGATCGGTATCACTCCAACGCGTCTTCGGCTCGGTGAATTTCTCGGCAATCCACTTCTCGGTGTGAAGGACCTGCCGATGACGACCTGGGCACGCATCCTGAAAAGGCTGTTCGATATCGCTTTCAGCCTGCTCGTGCTGCTGTTATTCTCCCCGTTCGCGGCGTTGATTTTCCTGATCATCTGGATTGAGTCGGGACGACCCATATTTTACCGGCAGGTGCGAGTCGGACTCGAAGGAGAGGAGTTCGAACTGCTGAAATTTCGCACCATGAAAGTCAATGCGGAGCAGGAAACCGGTCCGACATGGACGAAGCGTGGTGACCCACGCGTCACGCGCATCGGGAAATTGCTCAGGCGTCTAAGCCTGGATGAAATTCCGCAGTTCATCAATGTTCTGCGCGGAGAGATGAGCGTCGTCGGTCCGCGCCCTGAGCGCCCGGAGTTCGTCCGTCAGTTTCAGCAGTATGTACCCAAATACCTCGAGCGCCATCGTCTCAAGACCGGGCTCACGGGCTGGGCACAGGTCAACGGTCTGCGTGGGGAAGTCCCGATTGCAGAACGCACGAAATTCGACCTTTACTATATTGAAAACTGGTCGCTCAAACTTGACCTTCGCATTATCTTCAAAACCGTATACGCCATTTTATTCGGCAAGGACGCATACTGACATGATCGCCATCATCGTTTTCTATCTGCATATCATCGGAGCCGTATACGCCTTCAGCAAAGGGTATGTGGAACACAAGCTGGTAGACGCCTTCATGTCGCTGGCTTTCGTTGCCATTATTTTCTCGGTGGGCTGGACCATGGCCGGTTTCATCGTGCGTTTTCTCTTCCCGGAGAAGGGATTTGGCACCTGGCTCGACAACGATACCATTTCGCTGATACTGGTGACATTCTTCGAAGTCATTCTCTATGTCACCTATTTTGTCAAGCAGAGAGGGAAGGATGAGACCGCAGGACAAGCAGCGTCCTGAAAGCACATCGGCAAAGTCTGTACCTGAATGGAAATGAAAACGTCCCCGCGCTGCGGGGACGTTTTGCGATGTATACGTACGGGACGACAGTCTCAGATGATTTTCTGTGCGAGTTCGATGCCCAGTCCCTCACGGGTGATCTCCGGAACTTCTTCCGTGAAGTCGATCATGGTTGAAAGGCGATCACCGAAAGGGGACCGGTACTTTGCATCGACTTCAATAATGATGTCGACGAAAGGATCGAACAGATCGAACAGGCCTTCATTGGTATCCGGTTCTTCCCAATCGGGCAACTTGGCGGACATGGAAATCAGAGGATTGCCGAGTTCGGCGATCAGCATCTGGCAGAGGAAATGGTCCGGC is part of the bacterium genome and encodes:
- a CDS encoding TonB-dependent receptor, which produces MKRIATTATILILTIVFSQQVFAQKNGGIKGIVSDSLTGERLSLVNIYIPSEGLGAATDANGFFFIGNIPPGKKTFRITLIGYGMITKEFEIQPGKIVTMDLQLSPSVVEMDVVETTAERRIRYDTEISTMPISAAEISVVPKAVEADLFRTIAVLPGVVSTSDVSSKFYVRGGGGDQNLIILDGMTIYNPFHALGIFSIFDADAVKEAEIIKGGFPAQWGNRLSSVINIRTREGNKNRLSGKLNMSQVSGKALLEGPTPWDGSWMVSARKSFFDEVLQNFVQQDTPFDFYDVIARMNVATGESGRLSLHTLFSGDVIRPGSTFDPEYEWKNAAYGMSWFQVLENKYLIETTFSFSNFLGELRPRSNAQITPRMSEVNDVYFNGSVTYFRDNGDQYGAGFMFRLPEYHYSFVNSANYQRDEVKKSSETGIWFKYKIKQFRPFSLELGVRSDLFSVLSPNSSDAFEPRIGFAWDINPKLAFKLSYARVHQRVITITNEDDVVSLFETWIPVPEDEPSEQADHYIVGVDGDIPGVPGLNFNVQAYYKDMKNLVDYNRDKVDADDPDFTRAEGESYGFEFFLEERHPKYYGLLSYSLGYTNRSIGTFTYSPRYDRRHNLNIIAGWKPAEGWDVNVRWEYGSGLPFSQIIGFYDRLQFGGLFDGKGYIGESGQPYTMLGPKNSGRLPSYHRMDVSVSKAFQFEFIKLVAEASVLNVYDRNNMFYYDRTSGDRIDMLPILPTVNLRVEF
- a CDS encoding undecaprenyl-phosphate glucose phosphotransferase, producing the protein MAKPRRNDFLIPLMAVLSDSAAILASFYLAYLIRFESPLVNFIPVTKGFPPVSAYLIGGLVITPIWLLMFSGRRVYRARRDVDMSLELFQVIRYVSIGMLVVLSLAFFYREFSYSRIVFVFIWGLSIALIFLGRVLVLSYEKRLYAKGRELRNVLIVGTNKMAQDLALKMQHQPANGYRLMGYLSHEDERIESVATPRLGSIENIVRVVEEQRIESILVCLSVGENNELAQLFSMLEGKTVQILLQPDVIGITPTRLRLGEFLGNPLLGVKDLPMTTWARILKRLFDIAFSLLVLLLFSPFAALIFLIIWIESGRPIFYRQVRVGLEGEEFELLKFRTMKVNAEQETGPTWTKRGDPRVTRIGKLLRRLSLDEIPQFINVLRGEMSVVGPRPERPEFVRQFQQYVPKYLERHRLKTGLTGWAQVNGLRGEVPIAERTKFDLYYIENWSLKLDLRIIFKTVYAILFGKDAY
- a CDS encoding dipeptidase, with translation MKELAEYFKANQDRYMEELAEFIKIPSISAHAERRKDISKAAKFTEKQLKAAGLKNVKQYPTKGNPVVYGEWLGAKGAPTVLVYGHYDVQPVEPLEKWKSEPFTMTIRGGKMFGRGTADDKGQVFIHFKVIEAYLKTQKKLPVNIKVIVEGEEEVGSINLVDFVKKHRKLLTCDTILISDTNMLGKTKPSITYGLRGLTYLELSVTSLNGDQHSGTFGGGVANPIQVLSELLVKCKDPKTSKVKIPGFYDDVVPLSRKERNELAKIPHDDRMYAKSIGAVNTFGEKGYTTIERTGARPTFEINGMWGGHTGAGVKTVLPASAHAKVSMRLVANQDPDKIAKLFKDYIKSIAPDTVKVDVKLYENNGYAALTPINADGMKAAGAAIRKVYKKDPFFTREGGSIPVVADFQRLLGVEAILLGFGLPDDNLHAPNEKMDISQFNKGLTTTMHFLEEYAALKQK